One part of the Oceanihabitans sp. IOP_32 genome encodes these proteins:
- a CDS encoding MATE family efflux transporter: protein MSTNISFKHINKLAIPALIAGISEPILSLTDAAIVGNIAINATESLAAVGIVTTFLSMLIWVLGQTRSAISSIVSQYVGANKLDKIKNLPAQAIFLITSLSLLIIIGTYPFANFIFKLYNASGLILDYSVVYYKIRVFGFPFTLFTIAVFGAFRGLQNTYYPMIIAIIGAVINIVLDFVLVYGIKGYIPAMHIKGAAYASVIAQITMAVLSAYYLLKKTIIPLKLSFPFNKEINRFALMILNLFVRTIALNVTLYYASAFATSYGANYIAAYTIAINLWFLGAFIVDGYSSAGNILSGKLYGGKEYNLLITLSNKLIKYAIILGVVIAVLGGLFYYPIGAIFTKEPEVLEQFYKIFWLVLAMQPLCAMAFIFDGIFKGLGKMKALRNVLLVATFLVFIPILFWLDALDLELYAIFIALTFWIVARGFPLIIIFRKTFIPLSKNN from the coding sequence GTGAGCACAAACATAAGTTTTAAGCATATTAACAAATTGGCAATTCCAGCTTTAATTGCCGGAATATCCGAGCCTATATTGTCCTTAACCGATGCGGCCATAGTAGGTAACATAGCCATTAATGCCACAGAATCGTTGGCCGCGGTAGGTATTGTAACTACTTTTTTATCGATGTTAATTTGGGTTTTAGGTCAAACCAGAAGTGCTATTTCATCTATCGTGTCGCAATATGTTGGTGCCAATAAACTGGATAAGATTAAAAATTTGCCTGCCCAAGCAATTTTTTTAATTACCTCCTTAAGCCTTTTAATCATTATTGGTACATATCCCTTTGCCAATTTTATTTTTAAACTTTATAATGCCTCTGGTTTAATTTTAGACTATAGTGTCGTGTATTACAAAATTCGCGTATTTGGCTTTCCGTTTACACTTTTTACCATTGCCGTTTTTGGAGCTTTTAGAGGTTTGCAAAACACCTATTACCCCATGATAATTGCTATTATTGGAGCTGTAATAAATATAGTTTTAGACTTTGTTTTGGTTTATGGCATTAAAGGTTACATACCAGCCATGCACATTAAAGGCGCCGCCTATGCGAGTGTAATTGCGCAAATAACAATGGCTGTTTTATCGGCGTATTATTTGCTTAAAAAAACGATAATTCCTTTAAAGTTAAGTTTTCCTTTTAACAAAGAAATTAATCGTTTTGCTTTAATGATTCTTAATCTGTTTGTACGCACTATTGCCTTAAACGTTACGCTTTATTACGCTAGTGCTTTTGCTACGAGTTATGGAGCCAACTATATTGCAGCTTACACTATTGCCATTAACTTATGGTTTTTAGGCGCTTTTATTGTAGATGGTTATTCTAGCGCAGGAAATATTTTATCTGGTAAATTATACGGCGGAAAAGAATACAATTTACTCATTACCCTAAGTAATAAACTTATAAAATACGCGATTATTTTAGGGGTCGTAATCGCCGTACTTGGAGGCCTGTTTTATTATCCGATAGGGGCTATATTTACCAAAGAGCCCGAGGTTTTAGAACAATTTTATAAGATTTTTTGGTTGGTTTTAGCTATGCAGCCCTTATGTGCTATGGCTTTTATTTTTGATGGTATTTTTAAAGGTTTAGGAAAAATGAAGGCCTTGCGAAACGTCCTTTTAGTAGCCACCTTTTTAGTTTTTATTCCTATTTTATTCTGGTTAGATGCTTTAGATCTCGAGCTTTACGCCATTTTTATAGCACTAACATTCTGGATTGTCGCGAGAGGCTTTCCATTAATTATTATTTTTAGAAAAACATTTATACCCCTTTCAAAAAACAATTAA
- a CDS encoding 6-pyruvoyl trahydropterin synthase family protein: MSNIRITKQFSFETGHALYGYDGKCKNVHGHSYKLSVTVYGTPITDTDNVKLGMVIDFGDLKKIVKEEIVDVFDHATVFNKNTPHVELAKELENRGHDVLLVDYQPTSEMMVIDFSKKIKSRLPKHITLHSLKLQETDTSYAEWFAADNV; this comes from the coding sequence ATGAGCAATATTCGTATTACAAAACAATTTTCTTTTGAAACTGGTCACGCCCTATATGGCTACGATGGTAAGTGTAAAAATGTACACGGCCACAGCTACAAGTTATCGGTAACCGTTTACGGTACACCTATTACAGACACCGATAATGTTAAACTTGGGATGGTTATAGATTTTGGCGATTTAAAAAAAATTGTAAAAGAAGAAATTGTCGACGTATTCGATCACGCCACGGTTTTTAATAAAAACACACCACATGTAGAATTGGCTAAAGAGCTTGAAAACCGAGGTCATGACGTGCTTTTAGTAGATTACCAGCCTACTAGTGAGATGATGGTAATAGATTTTTCTAAAAAAATTAAAAGCCGCCTACCTAAACACATTACATTACACTCATTAAAACTACAAGAAACCGATACCTCTTATGCCGAGTGGTTTGCTGCCGATAATGTTTAA
- a CDS encoding M1 family metallopeptidase codes for MKKLILSIFSLSLLLWSCHSQKTLTTTESESFSVSSTEIPGYWQQHVEYKMEIDMDVNTYQYQGKQELVYTNNSPDVLNRVYYHLYFNAFQPGSEMDVRSRTIADPDSRVGDRISKLQPNEIGYIKVNSLKQNGVDIEHETVGTVLEVKLAKPIQPGERVTFNMDFDAQVPVQIRRSGRNSKEGVALSMSQWYPKLAEYDFEGWHADPYIGREFHGVWGDFDVKISIDKNYIIGGTGYLQNPNQIGYGYETGTVNRPDTDKLTWHFKAPNVHDFTWAADPDYIHDVVQIPNGPKLHFLYKDNLNTVELENWKNLQPKTVDLMAFFSKHIGEYPYDQYSVIQGGDGGMEYAMCTLITGKRSFGSLVGVTAHELAHVWFQFLLATNETKHEWIDEGFTVYISNHAMNAVMNEGKENPLERAYKTYINLANSNLEQPLTTHADRYNFNSTYGASAYSKGAVYLAQLGYIIGEENLQKTIKKYFDDFAFKHPKPFDFVRTAEKITDFELDWYHIDFAQTTNTIDYSIKTVKDNTITLERIGLMPMPLDLTVTYTDGSTEDFYIPLQMMRGEKPTKATIIGDWAWAYPTYTFKTPKTIKTVQIDPTNMMADTDKSNNVFTL; via the coding sequence ATGAAAAAGTTAATCCTCTCTATTTTTAGTTTATCGCTGTTGCTATGGTCTTGTCATAGTCAGAAAACTTTAACAACCACAGAAAGTGAGTCGTTCTCCGTATCATCTACAGAAATACCGGGATATTGGCAACAACATGTCGAATATAAAATGGAAATCGATATGGATGTAAACACTTATCAATACCAGGGCAAACAAGAGTTGGTTTACACCAATAACTCACCTGATGTTTTAAACCGTGTTTACTATCACCTCTACTTTAATGCGTTTCAACCAGGGAGTGAAATGGATGTGCGATCTAGAACCATAGCAGATCCAGACTCTAGAGTTGGCGATAGAATTAGCAAATTACAACCTAACGAAATTGGTTATATTAAAGTTAATAGCTTAAAACAAAATGGTGTTGACATAGAACACGAAACCGTTGGCACTGTTTTAGAGGTTAAATTAGCAAAACCTATCCAGCCGGGAGAACGTGTTACCTTTAATATGGATTTTGATGCTCAAGTGCCTGTTCAAATACGTCGTTCGGGCAGAAATAGTAAAGAAGGTGTTGCCTTATCGATGTCTCAATGGTATCCAAAATTAGCCGAATATGATTTTGAAGGTTGGCACGCAGACCCCTATATAGGTCGAGAATTTCACGGTGTATGGGGTGATTTTGATGTAAAAATTAGCATCGATAAAAATTATATTATAGGAGGCACGGGGTATTTACAAAACCCAAACCAAATAGGTTATGGTTACGAAACAGGCACGGTAAACCGTCCAGATACCGATAAACTTACTTGGCATTTTAAAGCCCCTAATGTACACGATTTTACTTGGGCTGCAGATCCAGACTACATTCACGATGTTGTACAAATACCAAATGGCCCTAAACTTCATTTTCTCTACAAGGATAATTTGAATACGGTTGAATTAGAAAATTGGAAAAACCTTCAACCCAAAACGGTCGATTTAATGGCGTTTTTTAGCAAGCATATTGGCGAGTATCCCTATGATCAATATTCTGTAATTCAAGGCGGCGATGGCGGTATGGAGTATGCCATGTGTACCCTAATAACTGGAAAACGAAGCTTTGGAAGTTTGGTTGGAGTTACAGCTCACGAACTGGCACATGTTTGGTTTCAGTTTTTGCTAGCCACAAACGAAACCAAGCACGAATGGATAGACGAAGGATTTACGGTGTACATTAGTAATCACGCTATGAATGCTGTTATGAATGAAGGAAAGGAAAACCCACTTGAACGCGCCTATAAAACCTATATAAATTTGGCCAACTCTAATTTAGAACAACCGCTAACTACCCATGCAGACCGTTATAATTTTAACAGTACATATGGGGCATCGGCATATAGTAAAGGTGCTGTGTATTTAGCGCAATTAGGCTATATTATTGGTGAAGAAAACTTACAAAAAACCATTAAAAAATATTTCGACGATTTTGCTTTTAAACACCCGAAACCTTTCGATTTTGTAAGAACTGCCGAAAAGATCACCGATTTTGAACTGGATTGGTATCATATAGATTTTGCGCAAACTACAAATACTATAGATTATAGCATTAAGACTGTAAAAGACAATACCATTACCCTAGAGCGTATCGGCCTTATGCCAATGCCTTTAGATTTAACCGTAACATACACCGATGGTAGCACGGAAGATTTTTACATTCCCTTACAAATGATGCGTGGTGAAAAACCAACTAAAGCCACTATAATAGGCGACTGGGCTTGGGCTTATCCAACCTATACTTTTAAAACACCAAAAACTATAAAAACGGTGCAAATAGATCCTACAAACATGATGGCCGATACAGATAAATCAAATAATGTTTTTACACTGTAA
- a CDS encoding S8 family peptidase, with translation MKLSRLFLASVFIATVFYGCGSTASVIATPVENIDAIPLKVSELTEAEKKHWGHLDLIKDTIPGMSVDRAYQEIIKNKKGKKVIVAVIDSGIDIDHEDLNEVIWTNKDEIPNNGIDDDNNGYVDDIHGWNFLGDAYDEQLEYVRLIASGETSNPRYNEAVALLEKETQKYLGTKTRYEQIAQAIKNADDILTKHFGKSDYTIDEVKAIKTEDQALSQAIQMAKNMDINESSLSEAIEEINEALVSINERLNYHFNKDFSGRTTGDDINDLSDTGYGNPNVKPVKKAESHGTHVAGIIAAVRNNGLGANGVANNVEIMAIRAVPNGDEYDKDVALAIRYAVDNGAHIINGSFGKSFSPHANWVRDAIKYASDNDVIFVHAAGNSSEDIDVAPNFPDDNVDFVEVSNTYIRVGSLTSRYGSKMVSSFSNYGKRNVDVFAPGSAVYSTFPENEYKSISGTSMAAPGVAGVAALIRSYYPKLSAAQVKQVILDSGLAVKTKVIVGGDTNNVKPFADLSKSSKMVNAYNALIMASKL, from the coding sequence ATGAAATTATCTAGATTATTCTTAGCATCCGTATTTATAGCAACCGTATTTTACGGTTGTGGCAGCACTGCAAGTGTTATTGCAACCCCTGTTGAAAATATTGATGCTATACCATTAAAAGTTTCAGAACTAACCGAAGCCGAAAAAAAACACTGGGGCCATTTAGACTTGATTAAAGACACCATTCCAGGAATGAGTGTAGATCGCGCATACCAGGAAATCATTAAAAATAAAAAAGGTAAAAAAGTCATTGTAGCAGTTATAGATTCTGGAATCGATATTGATCACGAAGATTTAAACGAAGTGATTTGGACCAACAAAGATGAAATTCCTAATAACGGCATAGACGACGATAATAATGGTTATGTAGACGATATTCACGGTTGGAACTTCTTAGGCGATGCCTACGACGAGCAGTTAGAATACGTACGATTAATTGCCAGTGGAGAAACTTCAAACCCAAGGTACAACGAAGCTGTTGCTTTATTAGAAAAAGAAACTCAGAAATACTTAGGCACTAAAACAAGATACGAGCAAATTGCTCAAGCCATTAAAAATGCAGACGACATTTTAACGAAGCATTTTGGTAAAAGTGATTACACCATTGATGAAGTAAAAGCTATTAAAACAGAAGACCAAGCCTTATCTCAAGCCATTCAAATGGCAAAAAACATGGATATCAACGAATCGTCACTATCTGAAGCTATAGAAGAAATTAATGAGGCTTTGGTAAGCATCAACGAGCGCTTAAATTACCACTTTAACAAAGACTTTTCAGGACGAACTACTGGCGACGACATAAACGATTTAAGCGATACTGGATACGGTAACCCAAACGTTAAACCCGTAAAAAAAGCAGAATCTCACGGCACACACGTGGCAGGAATTATAGCGGCAGTGCGCAATAATGGTCTTGGCGCTAACGGTGTTGCCAATAATGTAGAAATCATGGCTATTAGAGCTGTGCCAAATGGCGATGAGTACGATAAAGATGTAGCTTTAGCCATTCGTTATGCTGTAGACAATGGAGCTCACATTATTAACGGTAGTTTTGGCAAATCGTTTTCTCCACACGCCAATTGGGTGAGAGATGCTATAAAATATGCTTCAGATAATGATGTTATATTTGTACACGCCGCTGGTAATTCTAGCGAAGATATTGATGTCGCACCAAACTTTCCAGATGATAATGTAGATTTCGTAGAAGTTTCTAACACCTATATTCGAGTAGGTTCGTTAACCTCAAGATATGGCTCTAAAATGGTGTCTAGTTTTTCTAACTACGGCAAAAGAAATGTAGATGTCTTTGCTCCAGGATCGGCAGTATACTCTACGTTCCCAGAGAACGAATATAAAAGCATTAGCGGCACTTCTATGGCTGCCCCAGGAGTTGCTGGGGTTGCGGCATTAATTCGTTCGTATTACCCAAAATTAAGCGCGGCTCAAGTAAAACAAGTTATTCTGGATTCTGGTCTGGCTGTTAAGACTAAAGTTATTGTTGGTGGCGATACTAATAACGTCAAGCCTTTTGCAGACTTATCAAAATCCTCTAAAATGGTTAACGCTTATAATGCCTTAATTATGGCCTCAAAACTTTAA
- a CDS encoding MBL fold metallo-hydrolase produces MKLYPINAGNFKLDGGAMFGVVPKSLWQRTNPADANNMIDLTARCLLIEDGKRLILIDNGMGDKQSAKFFGYYHPWGNHNLKDSLNYHGFHPDDITDVFLTHLHFDHCGGSIQWNADKTGYETTFKNAHYWSNKHHWQWATQPNRREKASFLKENILPIEESGQLKFTTLPETDLLKNSELGFDIFFANGHTDKQMIPMINYKGRTICFMADLLPTVGHLPLPYVMGYDTRPLLTLDEKEKFLNIAANNNYYLFLEHDAHNEIITVKHTEKGVRLDRTFTTKEIFN; encoded by the coding sequence ATGAAACTATATCCCATAAATGCTGGAAATTTTAAGTTAGACGGTGGTGCTATGTTTGGTGTTGTGCCAAAATCCTTATGGCAACGTACCAATCCTGCCGATGCTAATAACATGATAGACCTTACAGCGCGCTGTTTGCTTATTGAAGATGGTAAGCGTCTTATTTTAATCGATAATGGTATGGGCGATAAACAGTCGGCCAAGTTTTTTGGGTATTACCACCCTTGGGGAAACCACAATTTAAAGGATTCGCTAAATTATCACGGTTTTCATCCTGATGATATTACCGATGTGTTTTTAACCCATTTACATTTCGATCATTGTGGCGGCAGTATACAATGGAACGCCGATAAAACAGGTTACGAAACCACATTTAAAAATGCCCACTATTGGAGTAACAAACACCATTGGCAATGGGCAACCCAACCTAACAGAAGAGAAAAAGCATCCTTCTTAAAAGAAAATATTTTACCTATCGAAGAGAGTGGCCAATTAAAGTTTACCACACTTCCAGAAACCGATTTACTTAAAAACTCCGAACTGGGTTTTGATATATTTTTTGCTAATGGGCACACCGACAAGCAAATGATTCCCATGATAAATTACAAAGGCAGAACCATTTGTTTTATGGCAGACTTACTGCCAACGGTTGGCCACTTGCCCTTACCTTATGTTATGGGTTACGATACGAGGCCCCTATTAACTTTAGACGAAAAAGAAAAATTTCTTAATATTGCCGCGAACAACAATTACTATTTATTTTTAGAGCACGACGCGCACAACGAAATTATTACAGTAAAACACACCGAAAAAGGCGTGCGCCTTGACCGTACATTCACCACTAAAGAGATATTTAACTAA
- a CDS encoding SulP family inorganic anion transporter encodes MKTKTNKINYFLKTLPQNIFSGFVVSLIALPLGLGLAMASDAPPISGVITAIVGGIVVSILGGSHVTITGPGNGLVGVLLVTISTLGLENAYMAIIFSGLFLMSLGYFRMGALANFFPSSAIQGMLAAIGLIILGKQFHIMLANKIEREDTLEYLLEIPFTIYKALNYQDQGLIYAALVGLTSLAIMLFYSKIRNKYFQLIPAPMWIVILSISFSYYFEFVLKQPNPIAKEFMISSMPTIQNVFADIPTPNFSSIGTFPFWSSVLALTFISSIESLLSIKAIDKLDPQKRRSNVNKDLKALGVATIGSGFLGGLNVVTVIARSSVNVNNGASNRTSNFFHAIFLILFIGIFNQDLTRIPLPALMAILVYTGYRLASPRIIRTVFRIGKEQLIIFFITLIVTLKMGIINGIIAGVCTTLLIHFILNKSIGLFLKNVFKPNVLMFRESSDENNFYISVKHFCSFLNFYKLKKQLDAVPENETVIVDFSLCKFVDHTVMENMHSYQELFTKRGGQFEVIGLDMHDTDSKHPFALRRLLAAPKKRKTSLTKRQTNMKALAKDYDFIYNSKKEKELAFLNDFCFFDTKQINHVYNRLSDKNCDICLFDIEFSEGEFIAKEVIRSSMLHIKLSHNIPKFTLSKEGFIEKVAAFAGFKDINIRDHHDFSNRFYLRGDNPKEIRAFFNEKIIRFFESNPYYNIESNGSALLVFRKERLASLKETKALFDFGKRLKNILGPIKMKNP; translated from the coding sequence ATGAAGACAAAAACCAATAAAATAAACTATTTTTTAAAAACCCTACCTCAAAATATATTTTCTGGTTTTGTGGTAAGTCTCATTGCTTTACCCTTAGGTTTAGGACTTGCTATGGCCAGTGATGCTCCACCCATTTCTGGAGTTATTACCGCCATTGTTGGTGGTATTGTAGTTTCCATTTTAGGTGGAAGCCACGTTACTATTACCGGTCCAGGAAATGGTTTAGTCGGAGTGCTTTTAGTCACCATTTCGACTCTTGGTTTGGAAAACGCATACATGGCAATTATTTTTTCTGGGCTTTTTTTAATGAGTCTTGGGTACTTTAGAATGGGTGCCCTTGCCAATTTTTTTCCATCATCGGCAATTCAAGGTATGCTTGCTGCCATTGGCCTAATAATTTTAGGAAAACAGTTTCATATCATGTTGGCAAACAAAATTGAAAGAGAAGACACTTTAGAATACCTTCTCGAGATTCCTTTCACTATTTATAAGGCCTTAAATTACCAAGACCAAGGCTTAATTTATGCTGCTTTAGTAGGATTAACAAGCCTTGCCATCATGCTGTTTTACTCAAAAATAAGAAATAAATATTTTCAACTTATCCCCGCTCCGATGTGGATTGTTATTTTGTCTATTAGCTTTAGTTATTATTTCGAGTTTGTATTAAAACAACCCAATCCCATTGCTAAAGAATTCATGATTTCTAGCATGCCAACCATTCAAAATGTTTTTGCCGACATCCCCACCCCTAATTTTAGCAGTATTGGAACTTTTCCTTTTTGGAGCAGTGTTTTAGCCCTAACATTTATTTCGAGTATCGAGTCGCTTTTAAGTATTAAAGCGATCGATAAATTAGACCCACAAAAAAGACGATCGAACGTTAATAAAGACCTTAAAGCGTTAGGTGTAGCCACTATTGGAAGCGGGTTTCTGGGCGGCCTAAATGTAGTAACCGTTATTGCCCGCAGCTCGGTAAACGTTAATAATGGTGCCAGCAATAGAACGTCTAATTTTTTTCATGCTATTTTTTTAATTCTTTTTATTGGTATATTTAATCAAGATCTTACCAGAATCCCCTTACCGGCCTTAATGGCTATTCTTGTGTACACGGGCTATCGACTGGCATCACCACGCATTATTAGAACGGTTTTCCGTATTGGTAAAGAACAGTTAATTATCTTTTTTATCACCCTAATTGTAACCCTAAAAATGGGGATAATTAATGGTATAATTGCTGGTGTATGTACCACTTTACTCATTCATTTTATTCTAAATAAGAGCATAGGCTTATTTCTAAAAAACGTTTTTAAACCCAACGTTTTAATGTTTAGAGAAAGCAGTGATGAAAACAATTTTTACATTAGTGTGAAGCATTTTTGTAGTTTTTTAAATTTCTATAAGCTTAAAAAACAACTCGATGCCGTACCAGAAAACGAAACCGTTATTGTCGACTTTTCCTTGTGTAAATTTGTAGACCATACTGTTATGGAAAACATGCATAGCTACCAAGAACTGTTTACTAAACGCGGTGGTCAATTTGAGGTTATTGGTTTAGATATGCACGATACAGATTCTAAACATCCATTTGCTTTAAGACGCCTACTTGCTGCTCCCAAAAAAAGGAAAACCAGTTTAACTAAGCGCCAAACAAATATGAAAGCTTTAGCTAAAGACTACGACTTTATCTATAATTCTAAAAAGGAAAAAGAGCTGGCCTTTCTTAATGATTTTTGTTTTTTTGATACCAAACAAATTAATCATGTTTACAATAGGTTATCAGACAAAAACTGTGATATTTGTTTGTTTGATATCGAGTTCTCAGAAGGCGAATTTATTGCCAAAGAAGTTATTCGCTCTTCGATGCTACACATAAAACTAAGCCATAATATTCCAAAATTTACTTTAAGCAAAGAAGGGTTTATTGAAAAAGTAGCCGCTTTTGCTGGCTTTAAAGATATTAATATTAGAGATCACCACGATTTTTCTAATCGTTTTTATTTAAGGGGTGATAACCCAAAAGAAATTAGAGCTTTTTTTAATGAAAAAATAATCCGATTCTTCGAAAGTAACCCCTATTACAACATAGAATCTAATGGCAGTGCCTTACTTGTTTTTAGAAAAGAACGCCTAGCGAGTTTAAAAGAAACAAAAGCTTTATTCGATTTTGGGAAACGTTTAAAAAACATTCTCGGCCCTATTAAAATGAAAAATCCTTAA
- a CDS encoding universal stress protein, with protein sequence MSLQPFKNIGIGVAFSPNLKANIFEASRLALSLNSKLFLIHIGEKSNEKVTAIKTILAHFEPNHLDYAIVFKSGKPVDVILSTSKEKEIDLLILGAVERDRFFNYQAGLISRKIARQAKCSILLLIKPSVRRVPCQHIVVNGLKDNKTEQTIETAFYVATKLSSEKITIVEEVMENQISVKVEDHVSLKRANLIKKRIEWRENARIKEIIKHIPKAFTKNKTIKLQPIYGKKGYSIGHYAEILRADLLVMPAPPKISYWDRLFTHDMEHILAELPTDVLILR encoded by the coding sequence GTGTCTCTACAACCATTTAAAAATATAGGAATTGGTGTTGCCTTTTCGCCGAATTTAAAAGCCAATATTTTTGAGGCGTCCAGGTTAGCATTGTCTTTAAATTCTAAACTTTTTTTAATCCATATTGGTGAAAAATCTAATGAAAAAGTGACGGCTATTAAAACAATCTTAGCGCATTTTGAACCCAATCACTTAGATTATGCTATTGTTTTTAAATCAGGTAAACCTGTTGATGTTATCCTATCAACCTCTAAGGAAAAAGAAATAGATCTTTTAATCTTAGGAGCAGTAGAACGCGATCGTTTTTTTAATTATCAAGCGGGTTTAATATCGAGAAAAATTGCCCGCCAAGCAAAGTGCTCAATTTTATTACTTATTAAGCCTTCGGTTAGGCGTGTTCCTTGCCAACATATCGTTGTAAACGGGCTAAAAGATAACAAAACAGAACAGACCATAGAAACTGCTTTTTACGTCGCTACAAAATTAAGCTCTGAAAAAATCACCATTGTCGAAGAGGTTATGGAAAATCAAATTTCTGTAAAAGTAGAAGACCATGTATCTTTAAAGCGTGCTAACCTCATAAAAAAACGCATTGAATGGAGAGAAAATGCTAGAATAAAAGAAATTATAAAACATATTCCTAAAGCCTTTACAAAAAACAAAACCATAAAATTGCAGCCTATTTATGGTAAAAAAGGCTATTCTATTGGCCATTATGCAGAAATTTTACGTGCCGATCTCTTGGTGATGCCAGCACCACCAAAAATAAGCTATTGGGACCGCCTTTTTACACATGATATGGAACATATTTTAGCCGAATTACCAACCGATGTTTTAATCCTGCGATGA